GTCGACCCGAGCCTGGATTTCCGAGGGCTGGGGCCCCACCTCCCGCCCCTCCCCGGCGAGGGCACCGCCGCGGCTCCCCAGGGGATCCGGAGCGCCGAGGAGGACGCCCGCCTCTACCGCCGCGAGCTCGACAGGCTGGAGGCCAGCCTGGGGGCCATGGACCCGGGGGCGCGGCTCCGGGTGGCGCTGCTGCACTTTCCCCCCACCTCCCCGGCCCTGGAGGAGACCCCCGTCACCCGTCTCCTGGAGAAGTACCGGGTGAACGCCGCCGTGTTCGGCCACCTCCACGGCACCGGCGGGGAAGCCTTCGAAAACCCTTACGGGGAGCGAAACGGGGTGACCTACTACCTGGTGAGCGCCGACTTCGCCGGCTTTGGCCCCGTCCGGGTGGCGTCGCCGTGAGGCGGGGGCCGTGACCTCGCGCCTCGAGGCCCATTTCAGCCGCTACCGGGGCGCCGTGCCCGGCTTCGAGGCGTTCCTCGAGGCCCACGGCCGCCCGAGCCCCGTCCACGCCCGGGTGAATACCCTCAAGGCGACCCCCCCCGAAGTGATCGAGACCCTGCGTGCCGCCGGGTGGCGCGCCGCGCCCGAGCCCTGGTGCCCGGAGCTCCTGCGCCTTGCGGCCGAGGGAGGGCGGGCCCTGGGCGCCACGCTGGCCCACGCCCTGGGGCAGATCTACGTGCAGAGCGCCTCCTCGGCCGCGGCGGCCCTGGCCCTGGGGGCCCGGCCGGGCGAGCGCGTGCTCGACCTGTGCGCCGCGCCGGGCTCCAAGACCACGCTGCTCGCCCAGGCGATGGAAGACCGGGGCTGCGTCGTCGCCAACGAGCCGAGCGGCCAGCGCGCCAAGTCCCTCCTGGCCAACCTGGAGCGGCTCGGCGTCTCGTGCGCGGTCGTCACCGCTTACTCGGGCCAGAACTTTCCCCAGCGCCACCCATTTCACC
The sequence above is a segment of the Thermodesulfobacteriota bacterium genome. Coding sequences within it:
- a CDS encoding metallophosphoesterase, yielding MTLWALSDLHLSFSGAKPMDVFGDHWRGHVARVERAWREAVGEDDVVCLPGDLSWALRLREAAGELAWLGGLPGRKVLVKGNHDYWWESLAKVRRALPPGVFALQNDALLLDGVALAGARGWVDPSLDFRGLGPHLPPLPGEGTAAAPQGIRSAEEDARLYRRELDRLEASLGAMDPGARLRVALLHFPPTSPALEETPVTRLLEKYRVNAAVFGHLHGTGGEAFENPYGERNGVTYYLVSADFAGFGPVRVASP
- a CDS encoding RsmB/NOP family class I SAM-dependent RNA methyltransferase — protein: MTSRLEAHFSRYRGAVPGFEAFLEAHGRPSPVHARVNTLKATPPEVIETLRAAGWRAAPEPWCPELLRLAAEGGRALGATLAHALGQIYVQSASSAAAALALGARPGERVLDLCAAPGSKTTLLAQAMEDRGCVVANEPSGQRAKSLLANLERLGVSCAVVTAYSGQNFPQRHPFHRVLVDAPCSGEGTWRGGETRPRRVKPGLREYLSRQQGALLRRGYEVLEPGGTLVYSTCTYAPEENEGVVGLFLEETGARVEPVPVDVAGEPGLAAWEGRPFPPELSLARRLYPHHFDSEGFFVVRLAKP